The nucleotide sequence CGACGATGACGTCCGGGTCGGCGAGCATGACCGTCTCCAGGCTCACTTTTTCCATCCCGTAGTTGGAACTCATCCGGCACTCCAGGGCGTTCTTCGCCCCGGCGTAGGTGAAGGGTTCGAGGTGGAACGAGCCGTCGCATTCGCTGGAGAGCCCGTCGGGGCCCTCGGCGAAGTAGTAGCGCACCGGTTTACGCTCGGCCAGTTTCGGCTGCAGTGCATCGATGAGGGCGAGGGTCTGCTCGGTGTAGGCGACCAGGGCGTCGGCGCGCTGGGTGTTGCCGGTCAGACGCCCCAGCAGTGCGAACTGGGTGAGCAGGTCGCGGATCGACGAATTACGCACGAGAAGGACGGGGATGCCGAGCGCGTCGAACTTGCCGACGATCTTCTCCACCCCCGGCATCCCGCCCCAGACGAGAATGACGTCGGGGCGCGTCAGGGCCAGCACTTCGAAGTTCGGGGTCTGCCCCTGCCCGAAAAACCCCCCGGCGACGGGTCGGCCGTCGGCGGCCCCGGCGTAGGGGCGCTGCGCATCGCTCCACGGGAAGTTGAGCGCCGCGATGAGCGCGGGGTCGAAGGCGAGCACGCTCATCGTCAGCGGCGGCGACGCCGCGTAGATCCTCGTCACCGTCTCGGGGAGATCGACCGTCCGGCCGTAATCGTCCGTGAGGCTCCGTGCCTGTAGCGTGCCTGCGAGGAGGCAGAGGGCCAAAAGAAAAAAGATGCCTGTTCTCATGCGGAGACCCTCCGGAAGTGCGGCAGGCACCAGTTCTTGTCGCGGTGCTCCACGATATCGGCCTCGACACCGTAGACCCGGCGCAGCATCTCGGGGGTGATGACGGCGTCGGGCACGCCTTGGTCGATCATGTGGCCGTCGTGCATGACGGCGACGCGGCTGGAGACAAGCAGGGCGTGGTCGGGGTAGTGTGTCGTTTTGAGGAAGGTCTTCCCCTGCCCCGCCAGGTGTGCGATCATCTCCAGCAGCCGCATCTGGTTGCCGTAATCAAGCCCGGTGACCGGTTCGTCCATGATAAAGGTGGAGACCTCCTGGGCCAGGGCGCGCGCCAGCAGCACCATCTGCTTCTGCCCGCCGCTGAGCTGCCCGAAGGGGCGGGAGGCCAGCGTCTTGATGCCGACGGTCCGCAGCGCCTCCATGGCGACCTCGCGGTCGCGCGCGCCGGGCTGGGCGAAGAAGCCGAGCTTCGCCGCCCGCCCCATCATGACCATCTCCGCGACCGTGTAGTTGAAGGGGACGCTGTGGTACTGGGGAATGTAGGCGATATGCTGCGCGATCTCCCGGTGGGAGTAGCGTGCGAGCGGCGCGCCGTCCAGCCGGATGTCGCCGCTGCCGCGCAGCAGGCCGAGCATCAGGCGGATCAGCGTACTTTTGCCGCAGCCGTTGGGCCCCAGCAGGCTGACGACTTCGCCGGGGTAGAGGGCGAAGTTCATCTTTTTGAGCACCTGGTGCGTCGGGTAGGAGAAGGTGAGGTTTTTGACTTCGATGATCGGTTTCAGTTCCATGCGGCCCTCGCGTGTTTGAGTACGATGATAAAGACGGGGATGCCGATGAGCGAGGTGAGGATCCCGATGGGGATCTCCACGCTCATCGCCAGCCTCGAGACCGAATCGGCCAGGAGCAGAAACGCGGCTCCCGTAATGGCCGACAGCGGCATCAGCAGGGTGTGGGAAGGCCCGAAGGCCATCCGGACGATGTGGGGGATGATGAGGCCGACCCAGCCGATGATCCCCGCCATAACGACGGAGAGCGCACTGGCCAGGGTGGCGAGCACGATGGCGATGAAGCGGATGCGCGTCACGTTGATTCCCAGCGCGCGCGCCTCTTCGTCGCCGAGGCTGAGCAGGTCGAAATAGCGCCCCAGCACGATCAGCCCGCCGATACCCAGCAGCATCGGAACGGCGGCGAGGGCGACCCCGTCCAGGTCCGCCATGCTGAGCGATCCCATCAGCCAGTAGACGATGGCGGGGAGGGTGCTGTAGGGGTCGGCGACGTATTTGACAACGGAGAGCAGGGCCGTGAAGAGCGAACCGCTGATGACCCCGCCGAGCACGAGCATGATCGAGGAGCGTCCGGCGCGGACCATGCCGCCGACCATCACGGCAAAACCGACGGCGACGAAACCGAAGATGAAGGCCAGCGCCTGCACGATCCACCACTGCTCGCTCACGAGCATCCCCAGCGCCGCGCCGAAGGAGGCCCCGGCGAGGACGCCCAGGATCCCCGGAGAGACGAGGGGGTTGACGAACATCGCCTGGAAAGCCGCGCCCGAGGTGGCGAGCGCCGCGCCGATGAGCATCGCCAGCAGGATGCGCGGCAGGCGGATCTGCACGATGATGTTCTCCAGCAGCGCGTACTGCGGCAGGGCCTCGCCGCCGAGGAGCTTGTACTCCAGGAAGCCCGCAAGCGTCCGGGCGTCGACGGGGTACTGGCCCCACATCAGCGTCAGCGTGGCCACGAGCAGAAGCACCATGAGTGCCGCCGAGAGGGAGAGGGCGTAGCGGCGCTGCATCAGAAGTTCACGGTGAGCGAGCCGAACACCTGCATCGGCGCGCCGGTCATGTAGGTCGATGAGGTCCCCGTCGTCGCCAGGACGTTGTCCGCGGAGATGATCGTCGCGACGTACTTCTCGTCGGTCAGGTTCGTACCGCTGAGGCGGAAGACGGCGCTTTTGCTGCCGAGGAAGCCGTTGATGCGGTAGGCGACGTCGAGGTCGAAGA is from Sulfurimonas sp. HSL-1656 and encodes:
- a CDS encoding iron ABC transporter permease, which gives rise to MQRRYALSLSAALMVLLLVATLTLMWGQYPVDARTLAGFLEYKLLGGEALPQYALLENIIVQIRLPRILLAMLIGAALATSGAAFQAMFVNPLVSPGILGVLAGASFGAALGMLVSEQWWIVQALAFIFGFVAVGFAVMVGGMVRAGRSSIMLVLGGVISGSLFTALLSVVKYVADPYSTLPAIVYWLMGSLSMADLDGVALAAVPMLLGIGGLIVLGRYFDLLSLGDEEARALGINVTRIRFIAIVLATLASALSVVMAGIIGWVGLIIPHIVRMAFGPSHTLLMPLSAITGAAFLLLADSVSRLAMSVEIPIGILTSLIGIPVFIIVLKHARAAWN
- a CDS encoding ABC transporter substrate-binding protein, whose product is MRTGIFFLLALCLLAGTLQARSLTDDYGRTVDLPETVTRIYAASPPLTMSVLAFDPALIAALNFPWSDAQRPYAGAADGRPVAGGFFGQGQTPNFEVLALTRPDVILVWGGMPGVEKIVGKFDALGIPVLLVRNSSIRDLLTQFALLGRLTGNTQRADALVAYTEQTLALIDALQPKLAERKPVRYYFAEGPDGLSSECDGSFHLEPFTYAGAKNALECRMSSNYGMEKVSLETVMLADPDVIVAMEPVFADAVGKDPRWQALRAVREGRVLTVPSLPFNYITRPPSFMRLMGIRWLINHFYPEWLEGEEEARFEALFFPAYDTAAPAR
- a CDS encoding ABC transporter ATP-binding protein, translated to MELKPIIEVKNLTFSYPTHQVLKKMNFALYPGEVVSLLGPNGCGKSTLIRLMLGLLRGSGDIRLDGAPLARYSHREIAQHIAYIPQYHSVPFNYTVAEMVMMGRAAKLGFFAQPGARDREVAMEALRTVGIKTLASRPFGQLSGGQKQMVLLARALAQEVSTFIMDEPVTGLDYGNQMRLLEMIAHLAGQGKTFLKTTHYPDHALLVSSRVAVMHDGHMIDQGVPDAVITPEMLRRVYGVEADIVEHRDKNWCLPHFRRVSA